One stretch of Halapricum desulfuricans DNA includes these proteins:
- a CDS encoding DUF7520 family protein has protein sequence MPRRLSGRRVIYAVYAAIVSIAGLLGFILGAINPEGMDPTLFFVVDLPATPVGMVIFGVSTVGVGLGVLLLLVAFVADRYDDAAV, from the coding sequence GTGCCACGACGTCTGTCCGGGCGGCGGGTGATCTACGCCGTCTACGCCGCCATCGTCTCGATCGCCGGGCTCCTGGGGTTCATCCTCGGGGCGATCAACCCGGAGGGGATGGATCCGACGCTGTTTTTCGTCGTCGATCTACCCGCGACGCCGGTCGGGATGGTGATCTTCGGCGTCTCGACGGTCGGCGTTGGTCTGGGCGTGCTGCTGTTGCTCGTCGCGTTCGTCGCTGACCGGTACGACGACGCCGCAGTGTAA
- the ctaD gene encoding cytochrome c oxidase subunit I, whose protein sequence is MASGQIAITVLMGVLLVVVASLLTRIENWRSYAPTAGAAGSLAGEETSYGHSEKPSGVVRWLTTVDHKDIGILYGAYALVAFAVGGIMVVLMRTELLWPAEDIMSTSMYNSLLTSHGITMLFLFGTPVIAAFGNYFVPLLIGADDMAFPRINAIAFWLLPPGALLIWGGFFIPGIEAAQTSWTMYTPLSAEQPMIGADLMILGLHLTGVSATMGAINFIATIFTERDEEVTWANLDIFSWTMLTQSGLILFAFPLLGSALVMLLLDRNVGTTFFATEGGGAILWQHLFWFFGHPEVYILVLPPMGLISYIIPRFSGRKLFGFKFVVYSTLAIGVLSFGVWAHHMFSTGIDPRLQVSFMAVSLAIAIPSAVKTFNWITTMWNGKVRLTTPMLFSIGFVANFIIGGVTGVFLATIPVDYLLHDTYYVVGHFHYVIMGAIAFAVFAGIYYWFPIYTGKMYQKTLGKWHFWLTMIGTNLTFFGMLILGYLGMPRRYATYNLVSVGPIDLFTVLHQSATIGAFILLAGQLIFVWNVVSSWLYGRRVTDGDPWDLKDDDLYSREFRWHERRMDDELVLADGGESEDSSERA, encoded by the coding sequence ATGGCAAGCGGACAGATCGCGATCACTGTGCTGATGGGGGTGCTGCTCGTCGTCGTCGCGTCGCTGCTCACCCGCATCGAGAACTGGCGGTCGTACGCGCCGACGGCGGGCGCGGCCGGCAGTCTCGCCGGCGAAGAGACCAGTTACGGCCACAGCGAGAAGCCGAGCGGAGTCGTCCGCTGGCTCACGACGGTCGATCACAAGGACATCGGCATCCTCTACGGCGCGTACGCGCTCGTCGCGTTCGCCGTCGGCGGGATCATGGTCGTCCTGATGCGCACCGAGTTGCTGTGGCCCGCCGAGGACATCATGTCCACGTCGATGTACAACTCGCTTCTGACCAGTCACGGCATCACGATGCTGTTCCTGTTCGGGACGCCGGTCATCGCGGCGTTCGGCAACTACTTCGTCCCGCTTTTGATCGGGGCCGACGACATGGCGTTCCCGCGGATCAACGCCATCGCCTTCTGGCTGTTGCCGCCCGGGGCGCTGCTGATCTGGGGCGGCTTTTTCATCCCGGGGATCGAGGCCGCACAGACCTCCTGGACGATGTACACGCCGCTGTCGGCGGAACAGCCGATGATCGGCGCGGACCTGATGATCCTCGGACTTCATCTCACCGGCGTCTCCGCGACGATGGGTGCGATCAACTTCATCGCGACTATCTTCACCGAGCGCGACGAGGAGGTCACCTGGGCGAACCTCGATATCTTCTCCTGGACGATGCTCACCCAGTCCGGGCTAATCCTGTTCGCGTTCCCGCTCCTGGGCAGCGCGCTCGTGATGTTGCTGCTGGATCGCAACGTCGGGACGACCTTCTTTGCGACCGAAGGCGGAGGCGCGATCCTCTGGCAGCACCTGTTCTGGTTCTTCGGCCACCCCGAGGTGTACATCCTCGTGTTGCCGCCGATGGGGCTGATCAGCTACATCATCCCGCGCTTTTCCGGCCGGAAACTGTTCGGGTTCAAGTTCGTCGTCTACTCGACGCTTGCCATCGGCGTCCTCTCTTTCGGGGTGTGGGCACATCATATGTTCTCGACGGGTATCGACCCGCGCCTGCAGGTCTCGTTCATGGCGGTCTCTTTAGCGATCGCGATACCGAGCGCCGTCAAGACCTTCAACTGGATCACGACCATGTGGAACGGCAAGGTGAGACTGACGACGCCGATGCTGTTCTCGATCGGCTTCGTCGCGAACTTCATCATCGGCGGCGTCACCGGGGTGTTCCTGGCGACGATCCCCGTCGACTACCTGCTGCACGACACCTACTACGTCGTCGGGCACTTCCACTACGTGATCATGGGCGCGATCGCGTTCGCGGTCTTCGCCGGGATCTACTACTGGTTCCCGATCTACACCGGCAAGATGTACCAGAAGACGCTCGGGAAGTGGCACTTCTGGCTGACGATGATCGGCACGAACCTGACGTTTTTCGGCATGCTGATTCTCGGGTATCTGGGGATGCCGCGCCGGTATGCGACCTACAACCTGGTCTCGGTCGGCCCGATAGACCTCTTTACCGTGCTCCATCAGTCGGCAACGATCGGGGCGTTCATCCTGCTCGCCGGCCAGCTCATCTTCGTCTGGAACGTCGTCTCTTCGTGGCTGTACGGCCGGCGTGTCACCGACGGCGATCCCTGGGACCTCAAGGACGACGACCTCTACAGCCGTGAGTTCCGCTGGCACGAACGCCGGATGGACGACGAGCTCGTGCTCGCGGACGGCGGCGAATCCGAGGATAGCTCCGAGCGAGCGTAG